From the genome of Streptomyces xanthophaeus:
TCCGGCGTCGAGCAGGTTCACGGCCTGTGGCACTGCCATGTCCATGTGGGCGGATAGGGCCATGGTGGACGGCTCCCCTGCTGGTGCGTGGACGGGGTGGTGACGACATCATCGACTACAGTTCTGTAGACGGTCTACGTCACTGTAGACGATTGTTGTGGTGAGGAGATTCCCATGGGGGACGCGCACGCGGAACGGCGGCCCGCCGGTGAGCTGGAGGCGAGTGTCCTGGCGGCACTGTGGGCGGCCGGAACTCCGCTGACGCCGGGGCGGGTGCAGGAGGCGCTCGGCTCCTCCCATGCCCGCACGACGGTGACGACGATCCTGTCCCGTCTGTACGAGAAGGGCGTGGTGACCCGCACCCGGTCCGGCCGCGGGTTCGCCTACCTGCCGACCGAGGACGCTTCGGGGCTCACCGCGCGCCGCATGCACGCGGAACTGGCCGGGACCGAGGACCGCGTGACCGTGCTGAGCCGCTTCGTCTCCCAGCTCAGCGACGAGGACGAGACGCTGCTGCGTGCTCTGCTGGAGGGCGACGGCGCCGGGGGTGTCGCGTGAACCGGCCGGGGTCGTTGCCGCTCCTGCTGCCACTTCTGCTGCCGCTCCTGCTGCCCTTCCTCGCCGGTCCGGTGGGCCGCGTGC
Proteins encoded in this window:
- a CDS encoding BlaI/MecI/CopY family transcriptional regulator, translated to MGDAHAERRPAGELEASVLAALWAAGTPLTPGRVQEALGSSHARTTVTTILSRLYEKGVVTRTRSGRGFAYLPTEDASGLTARRMHAELAGTEDRVTVLSRFVSQLSDEDETLLRALLEGDGAGGVA